TGGGGCGGCGGTCGTCATGGTGTCGTCCGAGCTCCCCGAGATCCTGGGCATGAGCGACCGGATCATCGTTCTACACCGTGGGCGGCTCGTCGGGTCGTTCGACGAAGTCGAGGGGCTGGCACAGACGGACGTCATGTCGCTGGCATTCCAGACCAACGGAGGTCGTTGACGTGCTGCGCCATCACCTGCGCACCTACGCGATGGTCGTCGCGCTGGTGGTGATCTGGGTCGCCTTCGCCGCGATGACAGATGGGGTCTTCCTTTCGGGGCGGAACCTGGCGAACCTGACGCGCCAGGCATCGGTGACGGCGATTCTTGCGGTTGGCATGGTGCTGGTCATCGTGAGCGGGAACATCGACCTGTCGGTGGGATCGCTGTCGGGGTTCCTGGGAGCGTGCATGGCGATCCTCCACGCCTCGTGGGGCGTACCGGCGACAGTCGCCTTGGCGATGGCGGTGTGCCTGGGAGCGATCATCGGGGCACTGCACGGCGTTCTGATCGCGTACCAGCGGGTTCCTGCGTTCATCGTGACGCTCGGCGGGTTGATGGTCTATCGAGGCGGCATGCTCGCCGTGACGCAGGGCGAGACGATCCCTCTGCCGATCGGCTCGTGGATGCGAGCCATCGGGAGCGGCAGCGTTCCGGATGCCGCGTGGGGCTTGCCGGTTCCGCTGCTGTGTGTGGCGGTCGTTGCGGGAGCCTTCCTGTTCGTATCGTCGCTGACGCGGTTCGGCAGGCACGTCTACGCGACGGGAGGGAACGCCGAAGCCGCGCATCTATCCGGCGTCAACACGCGAGGCGTCGCGTTCCTCGTCTTCGTCCTGATGGGCGCGCTGTCGGGGATCGCCGGAAGCGTGCTCACGGCGCGTGTCGGGAGCGCGAGCCCGGAGGCGGGCAGGCTGTTGGAGCTGGACGCCATCGCGGCGTGCGTCATCGGCGGCACGAGCCTGATGGGAGGCAGGGGCGGCATTCCCGGAGCGCTGCTGGGCGCTCTCGTGATGGAGAGCCTGAACAACGGAATGAGTCTGGCGAACATGGGTGTCTTTTGGCAGGATATGGTGCGCGGCGGGGTGCTGGTTCTGGCGGTGTGGTTCGATATTCGGGTTCGGCAGAGGGGGGCATGACATGGCAGTGAGCGGCGCTCGCACGTTGAGCGAGGGCGCGCTTCGGGGCTTCGCGCGCGCGATCTTCGAGGCGTCCGGCGTGCCTCGTGACGAGGCGGAGATCGTCACCGAGGTGCTCGTCCGCGCGAACCTGTCGGGTCACGACTCTCACGGCGTCATCCGAATCCCGCAATACTGCGGGTCGATTCGCGCCGGCGTCTACGTGCCCGGAGCCGCGCTCGACGTGGTTCACTCGACGCCGACGACGCGCATCTACGACGCGCACTGGGGGCTGGGGCAGGTCGCCATGACGCGGGCGCTGGACGAGAGCATGCGCCTCGCGCGGGATGTCAGACTCTTCTCGTTCGGCATCCGGCAGTGCAACCACATCGGTCGGCTGGGGCACTACGCCGAAGTCGCGGCGGCGAACGGGTTCGTATCGATCGTCACGGTGAACAGCACGGGCATGGGAGCCGCCGTCGCGCCGTACGGCGGTCGGGAAGGACGCCTGGGAACCAACCCGTTCTGCATGGCGTTCCCGACGGGCCGCGACCCGATCCTCGTCGATATGACGTCGAGCATCGTCGCCGAAGGAAAGATACGCGTGAAGAGGAACCGGGGCGAAAAGCTCCCGGACGGCTGGATTCTGGACCGGCAGGGGAACCCTAGCAACGATCCGGCGGACTTCTACGGACCGCCGCGCGGAGCCATTCTGCCGTTCGGCGGGGAGGTCGCGCACAAGGGGTTCGCGCTCAGCATCCTCGTCGAACTGCTCAGCGGGACGCTCACAGGCGCCGGGAACGTCGGCGAACGCGAGGGACAGATCGGCAATGGGGTTTTCTGCCTGCTGATGGATGTCGAGGCGTTCCGTCCGCTTGGCGACTTCGAGTCGGCTGCAACACGGCTCGCTGAGTACGTCCGAAGCTGCCCGCCGGCAGAAGGGTTCCAACGGGTCATCATGCCGGGGGAACCCGAGGCGGAGACACGGCGGCGTCGGAGTGCGTCGGGGATCGAGATCGACGCGACGACGTGGTCGCAGTTGGCGGACGAAGCGGCGCGATACGGCTGCGAGACGCCCTGAGCCTAAACATTCGGTAGCGCCTCGCGTCTATAATGAAAGGTATGCGACGTGCCTCGGGCTCGAACAGGAGCGAGTTAGTGCGCAAGAAACTGGGATTGGTGTTACGGATCGTCATCCTCCTCGCCGTTGTGGCTGGGCTGGGCTGGGGCGCGACCCGCTTCATGGGGTGCAGCCGTAAGGGTGTCGCCCAGACGTCGCGCTTCCGCATCGAGCAAGCCCGAGTGGGATCTTTCGTCGTCCGTGTTCAGGAATCCGGGACGCTGGAAGCCCCCCTTTCGGTGGACATCAAGTCGAACGTCGAAGGTGAATGCGTCGAGCTCGCGGTGAAGGAAGGCGACCACGTCGAACAAGGGCAGTTGCTCTTGCGCATCGACGATGAGTAGATCCGCGAGGAGATGAAGCAGGCGCAGGCGAACTACAACGCCGCCGTCGCGCAGCGCGACAGCGCCCGCGAACAGACGGTCGTGACGACGAAACGCCGCGAT
This genomic interval from Candidatus Poribacteria bacterium contains the following:
- the rbsC gene encoding ribose ABC transporter permease (functions to transport ribose at high affinity; forms a complex with RbsA2C2B); protein product: MVVALVVIWVAFAAMTDGVFLSGRNLANLTRQASVTAILAVGMVLVIVSGNIDLSVGSLSGFLGACMAILHASWGVPATVALAMAVCLGAIIGALHGVLIAYQRVPAFIVTLGGLMVYRGGMLAVTQGETIPLPIGSWMRAIGSGSVPDAAWGLPVPLLCVAVVAGAFLFVSSLTRFGRHVYATGGNAEAAHLSGVNTRGVAFLVFVLMGALSGIAGSVLTARVGSASPEAGRLLELDAIAACVIGGTSLMGGRGGIPGALLGALVMESLNNGMSLANMGVFWQDMVRGGVLVLAVWFDIRVRQRGA
- a CDS encoding Ldh family oxidoreductase produces the protein MAVSGARTLSEGALRGFARAIFEASGVPRDEAEIVTEVLVRANLSGHDSHGVIRIPQYCGSIRAGVYVPGAALDVVHSTPTTRIYDAHWGLGQVAMTRALDESMRLARDVRLFSFGIRQCNHIGRLGHYAEVAAANGFVSIVTVNSTGMGAAVAPYGGREGRLGTNPFCMAFPTGRDPILVDMTSSIVAEGKIRVKRNRGEKLPDGWILDRQGNPSNDPADFYGPPRGAILPFGGEVAHKGFALSILVELLSGTLTGAGNVGEREGQIGNGVFCLLMDVEAFRPLGDFESAATRLAEYVRSCPPAEGFQRVIMPGEPEAETRRRRSASGIEIDATTWSQLADEAARYGCETP
- a CDS encoding efflux RND transporter periplasmic adaptor subunit, translated to MKGMRRASGSNRSELVRKKLGLVLRIVILLAVVAGLGWGATRFMGCSRKGVAQTSRFRIEQARVGSFVVRVQESGTLEAPLSVDIKSNVEGECVELAVKEGDHVEQGQLLLRIDDE